The Chloroflexota bacterium genome window below encodes:
- a CDS encoding MoxR family ATPase, whose protein sequence is METVQEVAKRIVDNVEKVIIGKRQQVEQTVIALLCQGHVLIEDVPGVGKTMLAKTIARSLGCTFQRIQFTPDMLPSDVTGVSVFNQKTREFEFRPGPIMAQIVLTDEINRATPKTQSALLEAMEEKQVTVDGITYPLQKPFLVLATQNPIEYEGTFPLPEAQLDRFMLRISVGYPSPTDEIRMLDSQQRVHPVETVEQVVSAEALLQAQEAVKEVHIDDAIKEYIVELVNTSRKHPDIYLGASPRGSLALYKTAQAKAAVEGRDYVIPDDVKALAIPALAHRLIVSPAARIKNVDARVVVQEILDSVPVPGTRARPRR, encoded by the coding sequence ATGGAAACCGTACAAGAAGTCGCCAAGCGAATTGTGGACAACGTGGAGAAAGTCATCATCGGCAAGCGCCAGCAGGTGGAGCAGACCGTCATCGCGCTCCTGTGCCAGGGCCACGTGCTGATAGAGGACGTGCCAGGCGTGGGCAAGACCATGCTCGCCAAGACCATCGCCCGCTCGCTGGGGTGCACGTTCCAGCGCATTCAGTTCACCCCCGACATGCTGCCCAGCGACGTAACGGGCGTGTCGGTGTTCAACCAGAAGACCCGCGAGTTTGAGTTCCGCCCCGGTCCCATCATGGCGCAGATTGTGCTCACCGACGAGATCAACCGCGCCACGCCGAAGACCCAATCGGCGCTGCTGGAGGCGATGGAGGAGAAGCAGGTTACGGTGGACGGGATTACCTACCCGCTCCAGAAGCCGTTTCTGGTGCTCGCCACGCAGAACCCCATTGAGTACGAGGGCACCTTCCCTCTGCCCGAGGCGCAGTTGGACCGGTTCATGTTGCGCATCAGTGTGGGCTATCCGTCGCCGACGGATGAGATTCGCATGTTGGATTCGCAGCAGCGCGTCCATCCGGTGGAAACGGTGGAGCAGGTGGTCAGCGCCGAGGCCCTGCTCCAGGCCCAGGAGGCGGTCAAAGAGGTGCACATAGACGATGCAATCAAAGAGTACATCGTAGAACTCGTGAACACATCGCGCAAGCATCCGGACATCTACCTGGGGGCCAGCCCGCGCGGCTCGCTGGCGCTGTACAAGACCGCCCAGGCGAAAGCCGCCGTGGAAGGCCGCGACTACGTCATCCCCGACGACGTGAAGGCCCTGGCCATTCCGGCGTTGGCGCACCGCCTGATCGTGTCGCCGGCAGCGCGCATCAAGAACGTGGACGCCAGGGTTGTGGTGCAGGAGATTCTGGATTCTGTCCCGGTCCCCGGAACGCGGGCGCGCCCACGGAGGTAG